Proteins encoded together in one Bradyrhizobium sp. PSBB068 window:
- a CDS encoding tetratricopeptide repeat protein — translation MRRQSNLTPHLASAALVALLAAGLGGCQTMSDVTGSIASRSDPAPDDPRRAVEVYGERYRKNAKDAEAAIAYGQALRATGQRSQACAVLEQATIANPGNKALLAAYGRALADNGNSQAAFDVLSRAHSPDNPDWRILSVQGTTLDKLNRHEEARRYYASALRLAPDEPSVLSNLGLSYMLTKELPKAEETLRQAYASARADTRIRQNLALVVGLQGRFAEAETIVKADLPADEAAANVAYLRDMLNRKDGPRTASRAAPTAPVVARDD, via the coding sequence ATGCGTCGACAGTCCAATTTGACCCCGCATCTCGCTTCCGCAGCCCTCGTGGCGCTTTTGGCCGCAGGACTTGGCGGTTGCCAGACCATGTCGGATGTCACCGGATCGATCGCGTCCCGGTCCGATCCTGCGCCCGACGATCCGCGCCGTGCTGTCGAGGTTTATGGCGAGCGCTACCGCAAGAATGCCAAGGATGCCGAGGCCGCAATCGCCTACGGCCAGGCCTTGCGCGCAACCGGACAGCGTTCGCAGGCCTGCGCCGTGCTGGAGCAGGCGACGATCGCCAACCCCGGCAACAAGGCGCTGCTCGCCGCTTATGGCCGCGCGCTGGCCGACAACGGCAATTCGCAGGCCGCGTTCGACGTGCTGAGCCGCGCGCACAGCCCTGACAATCCGGATTGGCGGATCCTGTCGGTGCAGGGCACCACGCTCGACAAGCTGAACCGGCACGAGGAAGCGCGGCGCTATTATGCGAGCGCGCTGCGACTGGCTCCGGACGAGCCGTCGGTGCTGTCCAATCTCGGCCTGTCCTACATGCTGACCAAGGAATTGCCGAAGGCGGAAGAGACGCTCCGCCAGGCCTATGCCAGCGCCCGCGCCGACACCCGCATCCGGCAGAACCTTGCGCTGGTGGTCGGCCTGCAGGGCCGCTTCGCGGAGGCGGAAACCATCGTCAAGGCCGACCTGCCGGCGGATGAAGCGGCAGCCAACGTCGCCTATCTCCGTGACATGCTGAACCGCAAGGACGGGCCGCGGACCGCATCGCGCGCCGCACCCACCGCGCCGGTCGTCGCCAGGGACGATTGA